One region of Chanodichthys erythropterus isolate Z2021 chromosome 17, ASM2448905v1, whole genome shotgun sequence genomic DNA includes:
- the amotl1 gene encoding angiomotin-like protein 1 isoform X2 — protein sequence MHSSEESVSGTVLHRLMQEHLRYGTSGIRGGEENDSCQMLNNPTSTENPLLEKEGQVAQSYQLMPLQFQSRQEPQGQEHQVDSNSMEKTGGVSQGTGKAVQAAQNIPGFGTLELPSYEEAKIQSQLYRGQQNLMDPQSQIPLRNLSNNLQQNQNQVFHKEGHKNHVHQSQHQHNQVQQIQSSTMSDSPASSHSHLQSLSNTHSLSSPPSLSSSSTSLSAVPVMALVEGHAWTQQGGTGGTSLDEGLSDLKQGHVRSLSERIMQLSLECNGAKESVGPSNSPCSRDTIPCGADNTADSLSPTSKTSVSNLQLPPPPLPLPQWTLDQRGPPPEYPFKFKVQTMLSPTLHSNSESLEQGHFYSDTLTAALLETVPLRNIARQCPLSQQQTPQTSPMASETCILPSQASQQQYQALSLSQSLGFPLAQTGSETQGLSSCVALFGQPFQGDTYAMVSHDKQMLEILKEENQSLRQELHKQNEKASKLERLEVEVVRLSEAHESLVKSTSKRDALEKTMRNKLEAEIRRLHDFNRDLRDRLETASRQIASQELEGQDGGHLYLTQRRESLKDLEKLEMEAANLRSANEDQRRHIDILEQALNNAQSKVVKLEEELSKKQKYVERVERLQQALAQLQVACEKREQLERRLRTRLERELESLRTQQRAGVGIPLTVRESSAPALLDLLREREERILGLEADMTCWEQKYFEESAMRHFAMEAAATAAAQRMKDLHAQLLEKDAMIQVLQQRSRRDPAPLRPARSVPSISLATGLHTRQTSQADHRDQHSWKGSTNVFLGKDQVEHILPSLPSPSVSVSSSLPASSLSSLPPSFSSLPSSFLPFLASAGSNTSLISSSSCVPRSSPSSLPPSSSSTLPLPSSASLLPPLSLSLPSTPLLSLHSKSVSRDSSSQTGQSPKTFSARNSTIQENTESPSRQAKGLEGRAQLSRGQKMPLPDLDLVEILI from the exons ATGCACAGTTCTGAGGAGAGTGTGTCTGGAACTGTGCTTCACAGGCTTATGCAAGAACATTTGCGATACGGAACAAGTGGAATCAGAGGAGGGGAGGAAAACGACAGTTGCCAGATGCTAAACAACCCCACATCTACAGAGAACCCACTCCTTGAAAAGGAGGGTCAAGTAGCCCAATCATATCAACTTATGCCCCTGCAGTTTCAGTCACGACAGGAACCTCAAGGTCAGGAGCATCAAGTGGACAGCAACTCCATGGAAAAGACTGGTGGTGTGAGCCAGGGTACAGGTAAAGCAGTCCAAGCAGCCCAGAATATTCCTGGATTTGGCACCTTAGAACTTCCGTCTTACGAGGAGGCTAAAATCCAGTCTCAGCTGTACAGAGGACAGCAAAATCTGATGGACCCTCAGTCTCAAATCCCTCTCCGCAACCTTTCAAACAATCTCCAACAAAATCAGAACCAGGTCTTTCACAAGGAGGGCCATAAAAACCATGTACACCAAAGTCAGCACCAACACAACCAGGTTCAGCAGATACAGTCTTCAACAATGTCTGACAGTCCTGCAAGCTCACATTCCCATCTGCAATCactttctaacacacactcactctcttcCCCTCCTTCTCTTTCGTCCTCTTCCACTTCTCTCTCAGCAGTTCCTGTGATGGCCCTTGTGGAGGGTCATGCATGGACCCAGCAAGGGGGCACTGGTGGTACATCTCTTGATGAAGGTCTGTCAGATTTGAAACAGGGTCATGTTCGCTCACTCAGTGAAAGGATCATGCAACTCAGTCTAGAATGCAACGGAGCTAAGGAAAGTGTGGGACCTTCCAATTCACCTTGCTCACGAGACACTATTCCTTGTGGGGCTGATAATACAGCAGATTCCCTCTCACCAACTAGTAAGACCTCCGTGAGTAACCTACAACTTCCACCACCACCCTTACCCTTACCACAATGGACTTTGGATCAAAGAGGTCCTCCCCCAGAATATCCTTTTAAATTTAAGGTACAGACTATGCTTTCGCCCACATTACACTCCAACTCAGAATCTCTGGAACAGGGACACTTCTACAGTGATACCTTGACAGCAGCCTTGTTGGAGACAGTGCCACTTAGAAATATAGCAAG ACAGTGCCCTTTGTCACAGCAGCAAACACCACAGACCAGTCCCATGGCTTCTGAGACTTGTATCCTGCCCTCACAGGCTTCTCAGCAACAGTATCAGGCTTTATCCCTGTCTCAGTCCCTGGGATTTCCTCTAGCTCAGACTGGATCTGAGACCCAGGGACTGTCTTCTTGTGTGGCCCTTTTTGGGCAGCCTTTCCAAGGGGATACGTATGCCATGGTAAGCCATGATAAGCAGATGCTGGAGATCCTAAAAGAAGAGAACCAAAGCCTTAGACAAGAACTTCACAAGCAAAATGAGAAGGCCAGCAAACTAGAACGG TTGGAGGTGGAGGTTGTGCGCCTGTCAGAGGCACATGAGAGTTTAGTGAAGAGCACATCCAAACGGGATGCTTTGGAAAAAACCATGAGGAATAAACTAGAAGCAGAGATCAGACGTCTTCATGATTTTAACAGAGATTTGAGAG ACCGTTTGGAAACAGCCAGTCGACAGATAGCCAGTCAGGAGCTGGAGGGACAAGATGGTGGTCACTTGTACCTTACACAGA GAAGAGAAAGCCTGAAAGATCTAGAAAAATTAGAGATGGAGGCAGCCAATCTCCGATCAGCCAATGAGGATCAGCGACGACACATTGATATCTTAGAGCAGGCTTTAAATAACGCTCAGAGCAAAGTTGTCAAATTAGAGGAAGAG TTGAGTAAAAAGCAGAAGTATGTGGAGAGGGTGGAGCGCTTGCAGCAGGCATTAGCGCAACTCCAGGTTGCATGTGAGAAACGTGAGCAGCTGGAACGACGTCTGCGCACACGCCTGGAGAGGGAACTGGAGTCACTACGAACACAACAG CGTGCTGGTGTAGGTATTCCCCTCACAGTGCGTGAGTCCAGTGCTCCTGCGCTACTGGATCTGCTAAGGGAGAGAGAGGAAAGGATTCTGGGATTGGAGGCTGATATGACATGCTGGGAGCAGAAGTACTTTGAAGAGAGCGCAATGAGACACTTCGCCATGGAGGCCGCAGCTACAGCCGCAGCACAGAG GATGAAGGACTTGCATGCTCAGTTGCTGGAGAAAGATGCCATGATTCAAGTTCTACAACAGCGTTCCCGTAGAGATCCCGCCCCTCTGCGTCCTGCCCGCTCTGTGCCCTCCATTTCCCTAGCAACTGGACTACACACACGGCAGACATCACAGGCCGATCACAGAGACCAGCACAGCTGGAAAGGCAGTACAA ATGTATTCCTTGGAAAGGACCAAGTAGAGCACATCCTTCCCTCTCTGCCCTCTCCTTCGGTCTCTGTCTCTTCATCTCTCCCTGCCTCCTCTctttcctctcttcctccatcATTCTCCTCTCTACCTTCCTCTTTTCTTCCCTTCTTGGCCTCTGCAGGTTCAAACACATCATTAATATCCTCATCCTCCTGTGTTCCCCGCTCCAGCCCttcctctctccctccctcttcctcttccacaTTACCCTTGCCCTCATCTGCCTCTCTTCTGCCCCCTTTATCATTATCTCTCCCCTCCACTCCTCTCCTGTCCCTTCATTCTAAATCAGTCAGCAGAGACAGCAGCAGTCAAACAGGACAGAGTCCAAAGACATTTAGTGCCAGAAATTCCacaatacaagaaaatacaG
- the amotl1 gene encoding angiomotin-like protein 1 isoform X3 yields MHSSEESVSGTVLHRLMQEHLRYGTSGIRGGEENDSCQMLNNPTSTENPLLEKEGQVAQSYQLMPLQFQSRQEPQGQEHQVDSNSMEKTGGVSQGTGKAVQAAQNIPGFGTLELPSYEEAKIQSQLYRGQQNLMDPQSQIPLRNLSNNLQQNQNQVFHKEGHKNHVHQSQHQHNQVQQIQSSTMSDSPASSHSHLQSLSNTHSLSSPPSLSSSSTSLSAVPVMALVEGHAWTQQGGTGGTSLDEGLSDLKQGHVRSLSERIMQLSLECNGAKESVGPSNSPCSRDTIPCGADNTADSLSPTSKTSVSNLQLPPPPLPLPQWTLDQRGPPPEYPFKFKVQTMLSPTLHSNSESLEQGHFYSDTLTAALLETVPLRNIARQCPLSQQQTPQTSPMASETCILPSQASQQQYQALSLSQSLGFPLAQTGSETQGLSSCVALFGQPFQGDTYAMVSHDKQMLEILKEENQSLRQELHKQNEKASKLERLEVEVVRLSEAHESLVKSTSKRDALEKTMRNKLEAEIRRLHDFNRDLRDRLETASRQIASQELEGQDGGHLYLTQRRESLKDLEKLEMEAANLRSANEDQRRHIDILEQALNNAQSKVVKLEEELSKKQKYVERVERLQQALAQLQVACEKREQLERRLRTRLERELESLRTQQRAGVGIPLTVRESSAPALLDLLREREERILGLEADMTCWEQKYFEESAMRHFAMEAAATAAAQRDTTIIQHSRSGSYSDSSLWLHEEENRIQNSRHCQEMEQRMKDLHAQLLEKDAMIQVLQQRSRRDPAPLRPARSVPSISLATGLHTRQTSQADHRDQHSWKGSTTTFQDLSASSAY; encoded by the exons ATGCACAGTTCTGAGGAGAGTGTGTCTGGAACTGTGCTTCACAGGCTTATGCAAGAACATTTGCGATACGGAACAAGTGGAATCAGAGGAGGGGAGGAAAACGACAGTTGCCAGATGCTAAACAACCCCACATCTACAGAGAACCCACTCCTTGAAAAGGAGGGTCAAGTAGCCCAATCATATCAACTTATGCCCCTGCAGTTTCAGTCACGACAGGAACCTCAAGGTCAGGAGCATCAAGTGGACAGCAACTCCATGGAAAAGACTGGTGGTGTGAGCCAGGGTACAGGTAAAGCAGTCCAAGCAGCCCAGAATATTCCTGGATTTGGCACCTTAGAACTTCCGTCTTACGAGGAGGCTAAAATCCAGTCTCAGCTGTACAGAGGACAGCAAAATCTGATGGACCCTCAGTCTCAAATCCCTCTCCGCAACCTTTCAAACAATCTCCAACAAAATCAGAACCAGGTCTTTCACAAGGAGGGCCATAAAAACCATGTACACCAAAGTCAGCACCAACACAACCAGGTTCAGCAGATACAGTCTTCAACAATGTCTGACAGTCCTGCAAGCTCACATTCCCATCTGCAATCactttctaacacacactcactctcttcCCCTCCTTCTCTTTCGTCCTCTTCCACTTCTCTCTCAGCAGTTCCTGTGATGGCCCTTGTGGAGGGTCATGCATGGACCCAGCAAGGGGGCACTGGTGGTACATCTCTTGATGAAGGTCTGTCAGATTTGAAACAGGGTCATGTTCGCTCACTCAGTGAAAGGATCATGCAACTCAGTCTAGAATGCAACGGAGCTAAGGAAAGTGTGGGACCTTCCAATTCACCTTGCTCACGAGACACTATTCCTTGTGGGGCTGATAATACAGCAGATTCCCTCTCACCAACTAGTAAGACCTCCGTGAGTAACCTACAACTTCCACCACCACCCTTACCCTTACCACAATGGACTTTGGATCAAAGAGGTCCTCCCCCAGAATATCCTTTTAAATTTAAGGTACAGACTATGCTTTCGCCCACATTACACTCCAACTCAGAATCTCTGGAACAGGGACACTTCTACAGTGATACCTTGACAGCAGCCTTGTTGGAGACAGTGCCACTTAGAAATATAGCAAG ACAGTGCCCTTTGTCACAGCAGCAAACACCACAGACCAGTCCCATGGCTTCTGAGACTTGTATCCTGCCCTCACAGGCTTCTCAGCAACAGTATCAGGCTTTATCCCTGTCTCAGTCCCTGGGATTTCCTCTAGCTCAGACTGGATCTGAGACCCAGGGACTGTCTTCTTGTGTGGCCCTTTTTGGGCAGCCTTTCCAAGGGGATACGTATGCCATGGTAAGCCATGATAAGCAGATGCTGGAGATCCTAAAAGAAGAGAACCAAAGCCTTAGACAAGAACTTCACAAGCAAAATGAGAAGGCCAGCAAACTAGAACGG TTGGAGGTGGAGGTTGTGCGCCTGTCAGAGGCACATGAGAGTTTAGTGAAGAGCACATCCAAACGGGATGCTTTGGAAAAAACCATGAGGAATAAACTAGAAGCAGAGATCAGACGTCTTCATGATTTTAACAGAGATTTGAGAG ACCGTTTGGAAACAGCCAGTCGACAGATAGCCAGTCAGGAGCTGGAGGGACAAGATGGTGGTCACTTGTACCTTACACAGA GAAGAGAAAGCCTGAAAGATCTAGAAAAATTAGAGATGGAGGCAGCCAATCTCCGATCAGCCAATGAGGATCAGCGACGACACATTGATATCTTAGAGCAGGCTTTAAATAACGCTCAGAGCAAAGTTGTCAAATTAGAGGAAGAG TTGAGTAAAAAGCAGAAGTATGTGGAGAGGGTGGAGCGCTTGCAGCAGGCATTAGCGCAACTCCAGGTTGCATGTGAGAAACGTGAGCAGCTGGAACGACGTCTGCGCACACGCCTGGAGAGGGAACTGGAGTCACTACGAACACAACAG CGTGCTGGTGTAGGTATTCCCCTCACAGTGCGTGAGTCCAGTGCTCCTGCGCTACTGGATCTGCTAAGGGAGAGAGAGGAAAGGATTCTGGGATTGGAGGCTGATATGACATGCTGGGAGCAGAAGTACTTTGAAGAGAGCGCAATGAGACACTTCGCCATGGAGGCCGCAGCTACAGCCGCAGCACAGAG AGATACGACTATAATCCAGCATTCTCGCAGTGGCAGTTACAGTGACAGCTCACTGTGGCTGCATGAGGAAGAGAACAGAATCCAGAACAGTCGTCACTGTCAGGAAATGGAACAAAG GATGAAGGACTTGCATGCTCAGTTGCTGGAGAAAGATGCCATGATTCAAGTTCTACAACAGCGTTCCCGTAGAGATCCCGCCCCTCTGCGTCCTGCCCGCTCTGTGCCCTCCATTTCCCTAGCAACTGGACTACACACACGGCAGACATCACAGGCCGATCACAGAGACCAGCACAGCTGGAAAGGCAGTACAA CAACTTTCCAGGATCTATcagcatcttctgcatattGA